A portion of the Luteolibacter sp. Y139 genome contains these proteins:
- a CDS encoding phosphotransferase, giving the protein MPTDSILYATRQYLGIAPTVSVTLTPIKKGASGRTIVRVATPGKDPFIGIHWTDERPDSDNFLPVAKFLKATKINVPEIFHEIPHRRVALVEDLGDTDLLSLKDRPFAEREPYYRSALQQIDKLFYSKGPKDFELMPAFDESLYRWEQEYFFDHLVEDLLGMDASGLRENEDFQALAKRLGSSAKHLVHRDFQSQNLLLKDGKAWWIDFQGMRRGRQEYDIASLVFDPYMDHSAEDREAILSIWEDISEDRPETTIFRQCAAQRLMQALGAYGNIARNKGDEWYLQFVAPAARSLAEVTAGTPLEKPLAPVLAKATEFAP; this is encoded by the coding sequence ATGCCGACCGACTCGATTCTCTACGCCACCCGCCAGTACCTGGGGATCGCCCCGACTGTGTCCGTGACCCTGACCCCGATCAAGAAGGGCGCTTCGGGGCGGACGATCGTGCGGGTTGCGACGCCGGGGAAGGACCCGTTCATCGGCATCCACTGGACGGACGAGCGGCCGGACAGCGACAATTTCCTGCCGGTGGCGAAGTTCCTGAAGGCGACGAAGATCAACGTGCCGGAGATTTTCCACGAAATCCCGCACCGCCGGGTGGCGCTGGTGGAGGACCTGGGAGACACGGATCTGCTGTCCCTGAAGGACCGGCCGTTTGCGGAGCGGGAGCCATATTACCGCTCGGCGCTGCAGCAGATCGACAAGCTCTTCTACTCGAAAGGGCCGAAGGATTTCGAGCTGATGCCAGCCTTCGATGAGTCGCTCTATCGCTGGGAGCAGGAGTATTTCTTCGATCACCTGGTGGAGGACCTGCTGGGGATGGATGCCTCCGGGCTTCGGGAAAACGAGGATTTCCAGGCGCTGGCGAAACGTCTCGGGAGCTCGGCGAAGCACCTGGTGCACCGGGATTTCCAGTCGCAGAACCTGCTGTTGAAAGACGGGAAGGCGTGGTGGATCGATTTCCAGGGGATGCGCCGCGGGCGGCAGGAGTATGACATCGCCTCGCTCGTGTTTGACCCCTACATGGATCACTCGGCGGAGGACCGGGAGGCGATCCTCTCGATCTGGGAGGACATTTCCGAGGACCGGCCGGAGACGACGATCTTCCGCCAGTGCGCGGCCCAGCGGCTGATGCAGGCGCTGGGGGCGTATGGAAACATCGCCAGGAACAAGGGGGATGAGTGGTATCTCCAGTTCGTCGCGCCGGCCGCACGCAGTCTGGCGGAGGTGACCGCGGGGACGCCGCTGGAAAAACCCCTCGCGCCGGTGCTCGCGAAAGCGACAGAGTTCGCGCCGTGA
- the argB gene encoding acetylglutamate kinase, with product MSLQHPIEKAESLIEALPYLQAFRGKTFLIKMGGSAMEDPDLVAKVMRDVVFLEVAGINPIVVHGGGKAISAAMKDAGLDAEFVGGFRVTSDQAISIVEKVLSNEINPGLVRMIRDLGGKAVGIAGTDVFLGEKMHATGKDGERVDLGRVGEVVGCQLGQMDAAHRAGIVPVISPLAAELATGRPLNINADLAAAALAKELRVAKLVYLSDVPGLMKDPTKPETLIKSVSRAQADELMADGTISGGMIPKVKSAVDALNAGVRKVHFIDGRLPHALLLEIFTHGGIGTEVTR from the coding sequence ATGTCGCTCCAGCATCCCATCGAAAAAGCCGAGTCCCTGATCGAAGCGCTGCCGTATTTGCAGGCCTTCCGCGGGAAGACCTTTCTCATCAAGATGGGTGGCTCGGCGATGGAGGATCCGGACTTGGTGGCGAAGGTGATGCGCGATGTCGTCTTCCTTGAGGTGGCCGGCATCAATCCGATCGTGGTGCACGGCGGTGGCAAGGCGATCTCCGCGGCGATGAAGGATGCGGGACTGGATGCCGAGTTCGTCGGCGGCTTCCGCGTGACCTCGGACCAGGCGATTTCGATCGTGGAGAAGGTGCTCTCGAATGAGATCAATCCGGGCCTCGTCCGCATGATCCGTGACCTCGGCGGCAAGGCCGTGGGCATCGCGGGGACGGATGTTTTCCTCGGCGAGAAGATGCATGCCACGGGCAAGGATGGCGAACGCGTGGATCTCGGCCGGGTGGGGGAAGTGGTGGGTTGCCAGCTCGGGCAGATGGATGCGGCGCACCGCGCGGGCATCGTGCCGGTGATCTCGCCGCTCGCTGCGGAACTTGCGACCGGGCGTCCGCTCAATATCAATGCGGACCTTGCCGCGGCCGCGCTCGCGAAGGAGTTGCGGGTCGCGAAGTTGGTCTATCTTTCCGATGTGCCCGGGCTGATGAAGGACCCGACAAAGCCGGAGACCCTGATCAAGTCGGTGAGCCGCGCGCAGGCGGATGAGCTGATGGCGGACGGAACGATTTCCGGCGGCATGATCCCGAAGGTGAAGAGCGCGGTGGATGCGCTGAATGCGGGGGTGAGGAAGGTGCACTTCATCGATGGCCGACTG